In the genome of Luteitalea pratensis, the window CGTCGATCGTGTCGCCCGCGGGCCGCACGCTCGGCGCGCAGTTGCGCGGCCAGGATCAGGTGCGCTACGCCCTGGACGATGTGATCCGTGCCGTGGGGCTCGGCGTCCGCAGCGTGCTGATCGCCGACATGGGACTGCTGCGGATCCTCGACCTCGCCAGGCAGGCCGGGCACCTGCCGGCTGAACTGATCATCAAGATCAGCGTCCAGCTGGCAGCTGCCAATCCGCTCGCCGTCGCGATCCTCGCCGACGAGGGCGCCACGACGATCAACGTGCCGACCGATCTGTCGCTGGCCCACCTCGCAGCGATCCGACAGCACTGCGACATCCCGCTGGACGTGTATGTCGAGGTCCCGGACGGCTTTGGCGGGTTCGTGCGCCACTACGAGATTCCCGCCCTGATCGAGGCGGTTGCACCGGTATACGTCAAGTTCGGCTTGCGCAATGCCCCCGACATTTACCCGTCGGGCCTCCACCTCGAGAACGTGGCGATCCTGATGGCCCGTGAGCGGGTACGCCGCGCCGAACTCGGCCTCGCACTGCTCCACCGCCACCTGAGTAAGGTAGGGCCG includes:
- a CDS encoding U32 family peptidase, encoding MSLPLSPAARLLAALDLPVGDAHDLPPSPHRFPDGAHYRVEIPSVEGPRVLAAVIEEARTRAVPIHRVSQGSGIMLLTDNEIGEMCGMCREARMELSLFVGPRAAWDTGASIVSPAGRTLGAQLRGQDQVRYALDDVIRAVGLGVRSVLIADMGLLRILDLARQAGHLPAELIIKISVQLAAANPLAVAILADEGATTINVPTDLSLAHLAAIRQHCDIPLDVYVEVPDGFGGFVRHYEIPALIEAVAPVYVKFGLRNAPDIYPSGLHLENVAILMARERVRRAELGLALLHRHLSKVGPAVPAGHDHDAASAGPHDAATLTMSPVGAPDAPGIPAETR